From the genome of Deinococcus aerius, one region includes:
- a CDS encoding peroxidase-related enzyme: MTTTQPEAGTNRISFLPVPDETQVPEGVRKLWGKAEANIGFVPNVFRAQAVNGEQFLAWWNYFNLLLNKEGYLTNAERELVAVVVSSGNRCLYCAVSHGAALREFSGDAQKADAVAVNWRQAELTERERTLAEYAEKLTLRPAEVTAADLEPLRAVGLDDHQIMELVQVIGMFNLTNRVSSALGFVPNAEYYSQGR; this comes from the coding sequence ATGACCACGACCCAGCCCGAGGCCGGAACGAACCGTATCTCCTTCCTGCCCGTCCCCGACGAGACGCAGGTGCCCGAGGGCGTCCGCAAGCTGTGGGGCAAGGCCGAGGCGAATATCGGCTTCGTGCCCAACGTGTTCCGGGCGCAGGCGGTGAACGGCGAGCAGTTCCTGGCGTGGTGGAACTACTTCAACCTGCTGCTGAACAAGGAGGGGTATCTGACGAACGCCGAGCGCGAACTCGTCGCGGTGGTCGTCAGCAGCGGGAACCGTTGCCTGTACTGCGCGGTCTCGCATGGGGCGGCCCTGCGGGAATTCAGCGGCGACGCGCAAAAGGCGGATGCCGTCGCCGTGAACTGGCGCCAGGCCGAATTGACCGAGCGCGAGCGGACGCTGGCCGAGTATGCCGAGAAGCTGACCCTGCGCCCCGCCGAGGTTACTGCCGCCGACCTGGAGCCCCTGCGCGCGGTGGGTCTGGACGACCACCAGATCATGGAACTCGTGCAGGTCATCGGGATGTTCAACCTGACAAACCGGGTGAGCAGCGCGCTCGGCTTCGTCCCGAACGCGGAATATTACTCGCAGGGGCGGTGA
- a CDS encoding 3-hydroxyacyl-CoA dehydrogenase family protein, with translation MRFGVIGAGQMGGGIAQVAAQSGFSVVVQDVKDEFLARGRATIEKSLAKLHEKGRLTGTPEEVLGRLTFTTNLGDFADCDLVVEAVVENEAIKAQLFRQLGEIVQPDGILASNTSSIPITSLATASGRPERFIGMHFMNPVPLMQLVEVIRGYSTSDETAQKVTEAARQMGKTPVECNDYPGFVSNRILMPMLNEAIQCVMEGVAEPEAIDQIMKLGMNHPMGPLTLADFIGLDTCLAIMEVLHRGLGDDKYRPSPLLRKMVQAGLLGRKSGRGFYTY, from the coding sequence ATGAGATTCGGAGTTATCGGAGCAGGTCAGATGGGCGGCGGCATCGCGCAGGTTGCCGCGCAGAGTGGCTTTAGCGTGGTCGTGCAGGACGTGAAGGACGAGTTCCTGGCACGCGGACGGGCCACCATCGAGAAGAGCCTCGCCAAGCTGCACGAGAAGGGCAGGCTGACGGGCACGCCGGAGGAGGTGCTGGGCCGCCTCACCTTCACCACGAATCTTGGGGACTTCGCCGACTGCGACCTCGTGGTGGAAGCGGTCGTGGAGAACGAGGCGATCAAGGCGCAGCTTTTCCGCCAACTGGGCGAGATCGTTCAGCCCGACGGCATCCTGGCGAGCAACACGTCCTCCATCCCGATCACCAGCCTCGCCACGGCGAGCGGGCGGCCCGAGCGGTTTATCGGGATGCACTTCATGAATCCGGTGCCGCTGATGCAGCTTGTGGAAGTCATTCGCGGCTACTCCACCAGCGACGAGACGGCGCAGAAGGTGACCGAGGCGGCGCGGCAGATGGGCAAGACGCCCGTGGAGTGCAACGATTACCCCGGCTTTGTCTCCAACCGCATCCTGATGCCCATGCTGAACGAGGCCATCCAGTGCGTGATGGAGGGCGTGGCCGAGCCGGAGGCCATCGACCAGATCATGAAACTGGGCATGAACCACCCGATGGGGCCGCTGACGCTGGCGGACTTCATCGGGCTGGACACCTGCCTCGCCATCATGGAGGTGCTGCACCGGGGCCTGGGCGACGACAAGTACCGGCCCTCGCCTTTATTGAGGAAAATGGTGCAGGCGGGCCTGCTGGGACGCAAGAGCGGGCGGGGTTTCTACACGTACTGA
- a CDS encoding WapI family immunity protein — protein sequence MDNSDFNLGPLRLKVHGYQFQESDEYWDANWVIVTAEVDLPGQACVRVEGPFLMTTELARFRDEMQMLYDRLDAEAGLWTIEPELKLRLEGKGTGAITAEIEITPNQMTQEHRFYAELDQTYLPLAIQQLNSILNRFPMRGQPR from the coding sequence ATGGACAACTCAGATTTCAACCTAGGTCCCTTACGCCTAAAGGTGCATGGTTATCAGTTTCAGGAATCGGACGAATACTGGGACGCTAACTGGGTCATCGTTACCGCCGAAGTAGACCTCCCCGGTCAAGCATGTGTGCGTGTTGAAGGACCATTTCTGATGACCACAGAGTTGGCCCGCTTCCGCGACGAAATGCAGATGCTGTACGACAGGTTAGATGCCGAGGCTGGATTATGGACGATTGAGCCGGAACTTAAGCTCCGCCTTGAGGGCAAGGGGACGGGAGCTATAACAGCGGAGATTGAAATTACTCCGAATCAAATGACTCAGGAACACCGCTTCTATGCGGAGCTGGATCAAACTTATCTGCCCCTAGCCATACAACAGCTCAACTCCATTCTCAACCGTTTCCCGATGCGGGGACAACCCAGATAA
- a CDS encoding YciI family protein, with protein MTQTPTLWVIQSRYLRSGDDLAAVTPRHREWLDQHYRSGLFLVSGRKVDDTGGVLLAHAESQEQLEEVFRDDPFVLEGCSEYTYTPFTPVKRGRALTLEGVPLVE; from the coding sequence ATGACGCAGACGCCGACCCTGTGGGTGATCCAGAGCCGCTACCTAAGGAGCGGGGACGACCTCGCCGCCGTCACGCCCCGGCACCGGGAGTGGCTGGACCAGCATTACCGCTCGGGCCTCTTCCTCGTGTCGGGCCGCAAGGTAGATGACACGGGCGGCGTGCTGCTGGCGCATGCCGAGAGCCAGGAGCAATTGGAGGAAGTCTTCAGGGACGACCCCTTCGTTCTGGAGGGCTGCTCGGAGTACACCTACACGCCCTTCACGCCCGTCAAGCGGGGCCGGGCGCTCACGCTTGAGGGCGTGCCGCTGGTGGAGTGA
- a CDS encoding thiolase family protein has translation MTKAVIVSASRTPTGKFLGALQDVTAVDLGATTLRETLRRSGIPAELVEEVIMGQVVQAGCGQNPARQAGLKAGLSHEVGALTVNKVCGSGLKAVILAAQAIRAGDQTIMLAGGMESMSNAPHLLPQARKGYRLGHAQVLDANTHDGLWCAINDEGMGLTGERVAEKYGIGRGEQDAYATQSHQRAVAAQQGGRFSDEIAPVTVRGRKGDVVVDTDEGPRADTSPETLAKLKPAFKTDGTVTAGNAPGLNDGASSLLLMSEEAAQVHGLTPMAEITSYATGGLAPEWVMMTPVPATKKLLEKSGMGVSDVDLWELNEAFSVQSLAVQRELGLDPERVNVNGGAVALGHPIGASGARILVTLLHALRQQDKETGVATLCMGGGNGLALSVKRLS, from the coding sequence ATGACCAAAGCCGTGATCGTCTCGGCGTCGCGCACGCCGACCGGGAAGTTTCTGGGGGCCTTGCAGGACGTGACCGCCGTTGACCTGGGAGCCACCACCCTGCGCGAGACCCTGCGCCGCTCGGGAATCCCCGCCGAACTAGTTGAGGAAGTCATCATGGGGCAGGTCGTGCAGGCGGGGTGCGGGCAGAACCCGGCGCGGCAGGCGGGCCTGAAGGCGGGCCTCTCGCACGAGGTCGGCGCCCTCACCGTGAATAAGGTCTGCGGCTCGGGCCTCAAGGCCGTGATCCTGGCCGCGCAGGCGATCCGGGCGGGTGACCAGACGATCATGCTGGCGGGCGGCATGGAGAGCATGAGCAACGCGCCGCACCTCCTCCCGCAGGCCAGGAAGGGCTACCGGCTGGGGCACGCGCAGGTTCTCGACGCGAACACCCACGACGGCCTGTGGTGCGCGATCAACGACGAGGGCATGGGCCTGACCGGCGAGCGCGTGGCCGAGAAGTACGGCATCGGGCGCGGGGAGCAGGACGCCTACGCCACCCAGAGCCACCAGCGCGCGGTGGCCGCGCAGCAGGGCGGGCGCTTCAGCGACGAGATCGCCCCCGTGACCGTCAGGGGCCGCAAGGGCGACGTGGTCGTGGACACCGACGAGGGGCCGCGCGCCGACACCAGCCCCGAGACGCTGGCGAAGCTCAAGCCCGCCTTTAAGACGGACGGCACGGTGACGGCGGGAAACGCGCCCGGCCTGAACGACGGCGCCTCCAGCCTGCTCCTGATGTCCGAGGAAGCGGCGCAGGTGCACGGGCTCACACCGATGGCCGAGATCACCTCCTACGCCACGGGCGGCCTCGCCCCCGAGTGGGTGATGATGACGCCCGTTCCCGCCACGAAAAAGCTGCTGGAGAAGAGCGGCATGGGCGTGAGCGACGTGGACCTGTGGGAGCTGAACGAGGCCTTCAGCGTCCAGAGCCTCGCCGTGCAGCGCGAACTGGGGCTGGACCCCGAGCGGGTGAACGTGAACGGTGGCGCGGTCGCGCTGGGGCACCCCATCGGCGCGAGCGGCGCCCGCATCCTCGTCACGCTGCTGCACGCGCTCCGACAGCAGGACAAGGAGACGGGCGTGGCGACCCTGTGCATGGGCGGCGGCAACGGCCTGGCCCTCAGCGTCAAGCGGCTGAGCTGA
- a CDS encoding nucleoside triphosphate pyrophosphohydrolase, with product MHGCRQLVRDQVPDLFPDSIYRKLIATEYAGALRNKLAEEVREYLADRTPEELADVLEVLRALAALHGLTPEELEAVRARKAAERGDFAGRIWLE from the coding sequence TTGCACGGATGCCGACAACTTGTCCGTGACCAAGTTCCCGACCTGTTCCCCGACAGCATTTATCGGAAGCTGATCGCCACCGAATACGCCGGGGCGCTGCGGAACAAGCTGGCGGAGGAGGTGCGGGAATACCTGGCCGACCGCACCCCGGAGGAGCTGGCGGACGTGCTAGAAGTGCTACGCGCGCTGGCGGCGTTGCACGGTCTGACACCCGAGGAGTTAGAGGCGGTGCGGGCACGCAAGGCAGCGGAGCGGGGCGACTTCGCGGGCCGCATCTGGCTGGAGTGA
- the ffh gene encoding signal recognition particle protein, with amino-acid sequence MFEALGNKLQDILDRVGRESKLTDAQVKAAMREIRMALLEADVNFNVAKDFVARVSEKAVGQEVAGSLTAGQTVVKLVHDELIETLGGEARQPTLKTDGNVWFMVGLQGAGKTTSTGKLAAYYKGKGRRVLLVAADTQRPAARDQLEVLGKQVGVPVLKVNDGETPQETRRRLDEYLKTDFRDLVIVDTAGRLQIDEALMDQLADLQSELQPTETLLVVDAMTGQEALNVARVFDERVHLSGLIITKMDGDARGGAALSARSVTGKPIYFAGVSEKINGLEPFYPDRVAGRILGMGDVLGLIERAQQADLKAMEVKKPGDFDLEDLLVQLRQIRKMGPLGDLLKLIPGMSRALPEGFNVDEKQIQRIDAMISSMTLQERRNPKIIDGRRRKRIAAGSGHTVQDINRLLKMHEQMKDMMKMLQRFGGPGGMGKGMKPPKMPPMPPNLKR; translated from the coding sequence ATGTTTGAGGCGCTCGGGAACAAGTTGCAGGACATCCTCGACCGCGTGGGCCGGGAGAGCAAACTCACCGACGCGCAGGTGAAGGCCGCCATGCGCGAGATTCGCATGGCCCTGCTGGAAGCGGACGTGAATTTCAACGTCGCCAAGGATTTCGTGGCGCGGGTCAGCGAGAAGGCCGTGGGCCAGGAGGTCGCCGGGTCCCTGACCGCCGGGCAGACGGTCGTGAAGCTCGTCCACGACGAACTTATCGAGACGCTGGGCGGCGAGGCGAGGCAGCCCACGCTCAAGACGGACGGCAACGTGTGGTTCATGGTCGGCCTCCAGGGGGCGGGCAAGACGACGAGCACGGGCAAGCTCGCCGCCTACTACAAGGGCAAGGGCCGCCGCGTCCTCCTCGTCGCCGCCGACACGCAGCGCCCGGCTGCCCGCGATCAGCTCGAAGTTCTGGGCAAGCAGGTCGGCGTGCCTGTCCTGAAGGTGAACGACGGCGAGACGCCCCAGGAGACCAGGCGCCGCCTCGACGAGTACCTGAAGACCGACTTCCGCGACCTGGTGATCGTGGACACGGCGGGCCGCCTCCAGATCGACGAGGCGCTGATGGACCAGCTCGCCGACCTCCAGAGCGAACTCCAGCCCACCGAGACGCTGCTCGTGGTGGACGCGATGACGGGTCAGGAGGCGCTGAACGTGGCCCGCGTGTTCGACGAGCGCGTGCACCTCTCCGGCCTGATCATCACCAAGATGGACGGCGACGCGCGCGGCGGGGCGGCCCTCTCGGCGCGCAGCGTGACGGGCAAGCCGATCTACTTCGCGGGCGTGAGCGAAAAGATCAATGGTCTGGAGCCCTTCTACCCCGACCGGGTGGCGGGCCGCATCCTGGGCATGGGCGACGTGCTGGGGCTGATCGAGCGGGCGCAGCAGGCCGACCTCAAGGCGATGGAGGTCAAGAAGCCGGGCGACTTCGACCTCGAGGACCTGCTCGTGCAGCTTCGCCAGATTCGCAAGATGGGGCCGCTGGGCGACCTCCTCAAGCTGATCCCCGGCATGAGCCGCGCGCTGCCCGAGGGCTTCAACGTGGACGAGAAGCAGATTCAGCGCATCGACGCGATGATCTCCTCCATGACGCTCCAGGAGCGCCGCAATCCCAAGATTATCGACGGGCGCCGCCGCAAGCGCATCGCGGCGGGGAGCGGCCACACGGTGCAGGACATCAACCGCCTGCTCAAGATGCACGAGCAGATGAAGGACATGATGAAGATGCTCCAGCGGTTCGGCGGTCCCGGCGGCATGGGCAAGGGCATGAAGCCGCCCAAGATGCCCCCGATGCCGCCGAACCTGAAGCGATGA
- a CDS encoding isocitrate lyase/PEP mutase family protein — MTPFAPSDLAARARTLLDLHTAPEILTLANVWDVVSAQVVAATGARALATASHSIASTFGYPDGENIPLELHLDMVRRIVQAVDLPVSMDFEAGYGNPGETARRAIEIGVVGGNLEDQMKPLDEAVAAVEAVMAAGREAGIEFVLNARTDAVVRADRDAPRPGVIDEAIRRGRAFLDAGAPVVFVPGLVARDETQAVAQALGPRRLTVISVPGVSLPASELQALGVARVSTGPFTQRVALTALQDAAAALFAGGTLPPGTRPLN, encoded by the coding sequence ATGACCCCATTCGCCCCGTCCGACCTCGCCGCCCGCGCCCGCACCCTTCTCGACCTGCACACCGCCCCGGAAATCCTTACTCTCGCCAACGTGTGGGACGTGGTGTCGGCCCAGGTTGTCGCGGCAACGGGTGCGCGAGCTCTGGCCACGGCCAGCCACTCCATCGCGTCCACCTTCGGCTACCCGGACGGGGAGAACATTCCGCTGGAGTTGCACCTCGACATGGTGCGCCGCATCGTGCAGGCGGTGGACCTGCCGGTCAGCATGGATTTCGAGGCGGGCTACGGCAACCCGGGGGAGACCGCGCGCCGGGCCATCGAGATCGGCGTGGTCGGCGGCAACCTCGAGGACCAGATGAAACCGCTGGACGAGGCCGTTGCCGCCGTGGAGGCGGTCATGGCCGCCGGACGCGAGGCGGGTATTGAGTTCGTCCTCAATGCCCGCACGGACGCTGTGGTGCGGGCGGACAGGGACGCGCCGCGCCCGGGGGTCATCGACGAGGCGATCCGCCGTGGCCGCGCGTTCCTTGACGCGGGCGCCCCGGTGGTCTTCGTGCCCGGCCTCGTCGCGCGTGACGAGACTCAGGCGGTCGCCCAGGCCCTCGGGCCGCGCAGGCTCACGGTGATCAGCGTGCCCGGCGTGAGCCTGCCCGCCAGCGAACTCCAGGCGCTCGGGGTGGCGCGCGTGTCCACCGGGCCCTTTACCCAGCGCGTGGCGCTCACGGCCCTTCAGGATGCCGCCGCGGCGCTGTTCGCCGGGGGAACCCTGCCCCCGGGCACCCGTCCCCTCAACTGA
- a CDS encoding YkgJ family cysteine cluster protein: protein MTEPVRRAYAAYGRRAQAWTARYQERGGRVYCGAGCFACCNMPIRVSLAEALVTAQALTEGEAARVEAHARRVLHNARTAPNDDVYVERHRVEVGFCPLLDRESGGCTRYDARPTRCRDTFSALPARYCEAGAWERMTRRERESYRREVARTPGTDGELHFIAPLEHLSEPVWEAAAKAMRAEWGLEAWGDFWVLTTLARDGKFMACMARGDARGAWQVAGARGLAHRTVLEIG from the coding sequence GTGACGGAGCCCGTGCGGCGGGCCTACGCGGCCTACGGGCGGCGGGCGCAGGCCTGGACCGCGCGCTATCAGGAGCGGGGCGGCCGGGTGTACTGCGGGGCCGGGTGCTTCGCCTGCTGCAACATGCCCATCCGGGTCAGCCTGGCCGAGGCGCTGGTCACGGCCCAGGCCCTGACGGAAGGCGAGGCGGCCCGCGTCGAGGCCCACGCCCGCCGGGTGCTGCACAACGCCCGCACCGCCCCGAACGATGACGTGTACGTCGAGCGTCACCGGGTGGAGGTCGGCTTCTGCCCCCTGCTGGACCGGGAGAGCGGCGGCTGCACCCGCTACGACGCGCGCCCCACGCGCTGCCGCGACACCTTCAGCGCCCTGCCCGCCCGCTACTGCGAGGCCGGGGCCTGGGAGCGGATGACCCGCCGCGAGCGCGAGAGTTACCGCCGCGAGGTCGCCCGCACCCCGGGCACGGACGGCGAGCTGCACTTCATCGCGCCGCTGGAACACCTCTCCGAGCCGGTGTGGGAGGCCGCAGCGAAGGCCATGCGCGCCGAGTGGGGACTCGAAGCCTGGGGCGACTTCTGGGTGCTGACCACGCTGGCCCGCGACGGGAAGTTTATGGCGTGCATGGCCCGTGGAGACGCCCGAGGCGCGTGGCAGGTCGCCGGGGCGCGGGGGCTGGCTCACCGAACGGTGCTGGAGATTGGTTGA
- a CDS encoding HD-GYP domain-containing protein — MFRRPRPPSAPPPGPDPRHSGVVPAGELPDPSRVLADLLAHPSMEGVLEGTLAHAVTLLGGQAQGYAVLRRGQDRIAAVFGYPKSLIGTPLQGPWTGPRVRLLTGGGRELYELNPPEVQAQLDAAGLREVPLTLIVPLSDRGRGLGALVLDRTSSEEITPGQQEAAAAWGAAAAPLLGVLHARDEWRQTARQITAALVEAVESQEFDGLGHARAVADTAMRLGRAVGLVERELEELWYAATLHDLGKLHGEAGHAQVGANFLHGVPHLAEAQKAIRHHHERWDGQGEPGGLAAEDIPLYARILAAADAYVRAGDVSRLKAQAGKALDPRLVGLLEKLPQEA, encoded by the coding sequence GTGTTCCGACGCCCCCGTCCGCCGTCCGCGCCCCCGCCCGGGCCTGATCCCCGCCATTCCGGTGTCGTTCCCGCGGGCGAGCTGCCCGACCCCTCGCGGGTGCTGGCCGACCTGCTCGCCCACCCGAGCATGGAGGGCGTGCTGGAGGGGACCCTGGCCCACGCCGTCACGCTGCTGGGGGGGCAGGCGCAGGGGTACGCGGTGCTGCGCCGGGGGCAGGACCGGATCGCCGCCGTGTTCGGCTATCCCAAGTCGCTGATCGGCACCCCGCTCCAGGGACCCTGGACCGGCCCGCGCGTCCGGCTCCTCACCGGGGGCGGGCGTGAGCTGTACGAGCTCAACCCCCCCGAGGTCCAGGCCCAGCTCGACGCTGCGGGCCTGCGCGAGGTGCCGCTGACGCTCATCGTGCCGCTGAGCGACCGGGGCCGCGGCCTGGGGGCGCTCGTGCTGGACCGCACCTCCTCCGAGGAGATCACCCCGGGGCAGCAGGAGGCCGCCGCGGCGTGGGGCGCGGCGGCCGCGCCGCTGCTGGGGGTGCTGCACGCGCGCGACGAGTGGCGGCAGACGGCGCGGCAGATCACGGCCGCCCTGGTGGAGGCGGTCGAGAGCCAGGAGTTCGATGGCCTCGGCCACGCGCGGGCCGTCGCGGACACGGCGATGCGGCTGGGGCGGGCGGTGGGGCTGGTCGAGCGCGAGCTGGAGGAGCTGTGGTACGCCGCCACCCTGCACGACCTCGGCAAGCTGCACGGCGAGGCGGGGCATGCCCAGGTCGGGGCCAACTTCCTGCACGGCGTGCCCCACCTGGCCGAGGCGCAAAAGGCCATTCGCCACCACCACGAGCGCTGGGACGGCCAGGGGGAGCCGGGCGGCCTCGCCGCCGAGGACATCCCCCTGTACGCCCGCATCCTGGCCGCCGCCGACGCCTACGTCCGGGCGGGCGACGTGAGCCGCTTGAAAGCCCAGGCGGGCAAGGCCCTCGACCCGCGCCTGGTCGGCCTGCTGGAGAAGCTGCCGCAGGAGGCGTAG
- a CDS encoding alpha/beta hydrolase encodes MRRVALPLLLTLFTTLTAARAGAVQLQAPDGLTLYAEHVSPTRPLGAVLLLHDAGRNLHEFDGVTGRLAREGYASLALDARFGGEYDGYSNRTAAGLGSRILTEADALRDLDVALAWLRRAHPGVPLFALGSGAGGVLLFPFAARHPDLAGILAFSPYRGDLFETDARAAARQLRVPVFVTSSDDPFEIGAARELARAARGVQYVPPGFGLRGAVTLDPVKTTEAAVSEGYWRAVLRFLRQPGAR; translated from the coding sequence ATGCGCCGCGTCGCCCTGCCGCTCCTGCTGACCCTGTTCACCACCCTGACCGCGGCCCGTGCGGGGGCCGTTCAACTCCAGGCGCCCGACGGCCTCACCCTGTACGCGGAGCACGTCTCCCCCACCCGGCCCCTGGGGGCGGTGCTGCTCCTGCACGACGCGGGCCGGAACCTGCACGAGTTTGACGGCGTGACCGGGCGGCTGGCGCGCGAGGGGTACGCCTCGCTCGCCCTCGACGCGCGCTTCGGGGGGGAGTACGACGGGTATTCCAACCGGACGGCGGCGGGGCTGGGCTCCCGCATCCTGACCGAGGCCGATGCTTTGAGGGATCTGGACGTGGCCCTCGCGTGGCTGCGGCGGGCGCACCCGGGCGTGCCCCTCTTCGCGCTGGGCAGCGGCGCGGGCGGGGTGCTGCTCTTCCCCTTCGCCGCGCGGCACCCGGACCTCGCCGGAATCCTCGCGTTCAGCCCGTACCGGGGAGACCTCTTCGAGACGGACGCCCGGGCCGCCGCGCGGCAGCTCCGGGTGCCCGTGTTCGTCACGAGCAGCGACGACCCCTTCGAGATCGGGGCGGCCCGGGAACTCGCCCGCGCCGCGCGGGGGGTGCAGTACGTCCCGCCGGGCTTCGGCCTGCGCGGGGCGGTGACCCTCGACCCGGTGAAAACAACGGAGGCCGCCGTCAGCGAGGGATACTGGCGGGCGGTGCTGCGCTTCCTGCGGCAACCCGGGGCCAGATAA
- a CDS encoding Gfo/Idh/MocA family protein: MKVGVIGGGGVSRFHFAGYEAAGAQVVAVAEANPRTLERVQAEWRVPRGYASFEDLCADPEVEAVSVCLPNSLHHPATVAAARAGKHVLCEKPISMSLEQAREMIDTCKEAGVILQIGHHLRSNAAAEKARQLITSGELGRVTFVRLRQAHDWGGGPVRESFRTLASSGGGTLLDNGSHMMDLARYFGGPVREVYARTATLGYDVEVEDTSVVSLEFESGALGSVENAWTATGWEEAFWVYGTRGALEYTNRLGAPTLRHVFRSSPGTDWNEQDVAVYQFAGLEPHARNVVEFLQAIRGERPVICTGEDGMEAVRLILASYQSARERRPVRMDKVG; the protein is encoded by the coding sequence ATGAAGGTCGGCGTGATCGGTGGGGGCGGCGTGTCGCGCTTCCACTTCGCCGGGTACGAGGCGGCGGGCGCGCAGGTCGTCGCCGTGGCGGAGGCCAACCCGCGGACGCTGGAGCGGGTACAGGCAGAATGGCGGGTGCCGCGCGGCTACGCGAGCTTCGAGGACCTGTGCGCCGATCCCGAGGTGGAGGCCGTGTCGGTGTGCCTCCCGAATTCCCTGCACCACCCGGCCACGGTCGCGGCGGCGCGGGCCGGCAAACACGTCCTGTGTGAGAAGCCCATCTCCATGTCGCTGGAGCAGGCGCGGGAGATGATCGACACCTGCAAAGAGGCGGGCGTGATCCTCCAGATCGGCCACCACCTGCGCTCGAACGCGGCGGCGGAAAAGGCGCGGCAGCTCATCACCTCGGGGGAACTGGGGCGCGTGACCTTCGTGCGGCTGCGGCAGGCCCACGACTGGGGCGGTGGCCCGGTGCGCGAGTCCTTCCGCACCCTGGCGAGTTCCGGGGGCGGCACCCTGCTCGACAACGGGAGCCACATGATGGACCTCGCGCGGTATTTCGGCGGCCCGGTGCGCGAGGTCTACGCCCGCACCGCCACCCTGGGCTATGACGTGGAGGTCGAGGACACGAGCGTGGTGTCGCTGGAGTTCGAGTCGGGGGCGCTGGGCAGCGTGGAGAACGCCTGGACCGCGACGGGCTGGGAGGAGGCCTTCTGGGTGTACGGCACGCGTGGCGCGCTGGAATACACCAACCGGCTGGGGGCACCCACCCTGCGCCACGTCTTCCGCTCGTCGCCCGGCACGGACTGGAACGAGCAGGATGTGGCCGTGTACCAGTTCGCGGGTCTGGAACCGCACGCGCGCAACGTGGTGGAGTTCCTCCAGGCCATCCGGGGCGAGCGGCCCGTGATCTGCACGGGCGAGGACGGCATGGAGGCCGTGCGCCTCATCCTCGCCAGCTACCAGAGTGCCCGGGAGCGCCGCCCGGTGCGCATGGACAAGGTGGGCTGA
- a CDS encoding ThuA domain-containing protein, producing MSATPRVTVWNEYRHEKRNPRVQAIYPEGMHTVIASALQGAGFPVRTATLDEPEHGLSGEVLADTDVLIWWGHLAHGEVADEVVERVYRRVLDGMGLVALHSAHFSKIFKRLMGTGCDLKWREGDDHERLWVVAPGHPIAEGLGETIELAGEEMYGEFFDVPPPETLVFLSWFSGGEVFRSGCCYTRGSGKVFYFRPGHETYPTYHHPDIQRVITNAVRWAAPTLGAPRAFGNRPPLEPTRETA from the coding sequence ATGTCAGCAACCCCCCGCGTCACCGTTTGGAACGAGTACCGCCACGAGAAGCGCAACCCCAGGGTGCAGGCCATCTACCCCGAGGGAATGCACACGGTCATCGCCTCCGCCTTGCAGGGGGCCGGGTTCCCCGTCCGCACCGCCACCCTCGACGAGCCCGAACACGGCCTTTCGGGCGAGGTGCTGGCGGACACGGACGTGCTGATCTGGTGGGGCCACCTCGCGCACGGGGAAGTGGCGGACGAGGTCGTCGAGCGGGTGTACCGCCGGGTGCTGGACGGCATGGGCCTGGTCGCCCTGCATTCCGCGCACTTCTCCAAGATCTTCAAGCGGCTGATGGGCACGGGCTGCGACCTGAAGTGGCGCGAGGGCGACGACCACGAGCGGCTGTGGGTCGTGGCGCCGGGGCACCCCATCGCCGAGGGGCTGGGGGAAACCATCGAGCTTGCGGGCGAGGAGATGTACGGCGAATTCTTCGACGTGCCGCCCCCCGAGACGCTGGTGTTCCTAAGCTGGTTCAGCGGCGGCGAGGTCTTCCGCTCGGGCTGCTGCTACACGCGCGGCTCGGGGAAGGTCTTCTACTTCCGCCCCGGCCACGAGACCTATCCCACCTACCACCACCCGGACATTCAGCGGGTCATTACGAATGCCGTGCGCTGGGCGGCGCCCACACTCGGCGCGCCCCGCGCCTTCGGCAACCGCCCGCCCCTCGAACCCACCCGGGAAACCGCATGA